The following are from one region of the Quadrisphaera setariae genome:
- a CDS encoding NAD-dependent epimerase/dehydratase family protein: protein MRIFFTGGSGKAGHHVAPYLASQGHRVTNADLAPLRHADVQDLRVDLTDAGQVYSAMAGTPTGADLDGPRRDAGTASAYDAVVHYAAIPSEFLAPDATTFSTNIVSTYNVLEAATRLGIRKVVFASSETTYGICFAQGERKPLYVPVDEEHPVVPEDSYAMSKVAGEVTARSFQARSGADVYGLRINNVIEPHEYEEEFPAFLADPSLRRRNVFAYIDTRDLGQLTLRALQTDGLGFQVFNVANADTSVAVTTQELVERFYDGVEVRRELGAHETLYSIDKARELLGYSPEHSWRDVLADPRR from the coding sequence ATGCGCATCTTCTTCACCGGCGGCAGCGGCAAGGCCGGGCACCACGTGGCGCCCTACCTGGCCTCGCAGGGCCACCGGGTCACCAACGCCGACCTCGCCCCCCTGCGCCACGCGGACGTCCAGGACCTGCGGGTCGACCTCACCGACGCCGGCCAGGTCTACTCGGCGATGGCGGGCACCCCCACCGGCGCTGACCTCGACGGTCCTCGCCGCGACGCCGGGACCGCATCGGCCTACGACGCCGTCGTCCACTACGCCGCCATCCCCAGCGAGTTCCTCGCCCCGGACGCGACGACCTTCTCCACCAACATCGTCAGCACCTACAACGTGCTCGAGGCGGCGACGCGGCTCGGCATCCGCAAGGTGGTCTTCGCCTCCTCGGAGACCACCTACGGCATCTGCTTCGCCCAGGGCGAGCGCAAGCCGTTGTACGTGCCGGTGGACGAGGAGCACCCGGTGGTCCCGGAGGACTCCTACGCGATGTCCAAGGTGGCCGGCGAGGTGACGGCCCGGTCCTTCCAGGCCCGCTCCGGCGCCGACGTGTACGGCCTGCGGATCAACAACGTCATCGAGCCGCACGAGTACGAGGAGGAGTTCCCCGCGTTCCTGGCCGACCCGTCGCTGCGGCGGCGCAACGTCTTCGCCTACATCGACACCCGCGACCTGGGCCAGCTGACGCTGCGGGCGCTGCAGACCGACGGCCTGGGCTTCCAGGTGTTCAACGTCGCCAACGCCGACACCTCCGTGGCCGTCACCACGCAGGAGCTCGTCGAGCGCTTCTACGACGGCGTCGAGGTGCGCCGCGAGCTGGGCGCTCACGAGACGCTCTACAGCATCGACAAGGCCCGCGAGCTGCTCGGGTACTCCCCGGAGCACTCCTGGCGCGACGTGCTGGCGGACCCCCGCCGATGA
- a CDS encoding MFS transporter has product MPTSADPRVEPPAHPAPPAGGRRGPARGHATWVLVITSVTQLLVVLDGTIVGVALPHAQADLGLSDSARQWVVTAYALAFGALLLLGGRIADYAGRKRTFLAGLVGFGAASVWGGLAGTGVELVLARAGQGVFAALMAPAALAILTVTFPSGPERTRAFAVFGAVSGAGAAVGLVGGGVLTDLLSWRWCLLVNVPFVIAGVVAGALLLQESRAAGERRYDVPGAVTVTAGFGLLVYGLTAFEDSSRTALAVVLVVAGTALLALFVLVEHRSTNPLLPLRVVTDRVRAGALTVQALVGAVMVGALLYLTFHLQVVLQLSPLLAGLGTLPITIAISATVPQAARMLDRLGPRRQLVVGPLVGALGVGLLTQVSVGGSYWTQVLPGLLVFGVGMGLTLVPLQNVALLGVDARDSGAASAAVTAANQLGGSVGLAVLTTVYVAVAGTTGAPERLVDGYAVVFWGGAGLLVLAAVAAAVAVPKGTRVSGADAPVVHV; this is encoded by the coding sequence GTGCCCACCTCCGCCGACCCTCGGGTCGAACCTCCCGCTCACCCCGCGCCGCCCGCGGGCGGCCGTCGGGGCCCCGCCCGCGGCCACGCGACGTGGGTGCTCGTCATCACCTCCGTCACCCAGCTGCTCGTGGTCCTCGACGGCACGATCGTCGGGGTGGCGCTGCCGCACGCCCAGGCCGACCTGGGCCTGTCGGACTCCGCGCGCCAGTGGGTGGTGACGGCGTACGCCCTCGCGTTCGGCGCGCTGCTGCTGCTCGGCGGCCGCATCGCGGACTACGCCGGGCGCAAGCGCACCTTCCTCGCGGGGCTCGTCGGGTTCGGTGCGGCCTCGGTGTGGGGCGGCCTCGCCGGCACCGGCGTCGAGCTGGTCCTCGCCCGCGCCGGGCAGGGCGTCTTCGCCGCGCTCATGGCGCCCGCGGCGCTGGCCATCCTCACCGTCACCTTCCCCAGCGGCCCCGAGCGCACCCGCGCCTTCGCCGTCTTCGGCGCCGTCTCGGGAGCGGGTGCCGCGGTGGGCCTGGTCGGCGGCGGTGTGCTCACCGACCTGCTGTCCTGGCGGTGGTGCCTGCTGGTCAACGTGCCGTTCGTCATCGCCGGGGTCGTGGCCGGAGCGCTGCTGCTGCAGGAGAGCCGCGCCGCGGGGGAGCGCCGCTACGACGTCCCCGGCGCGGTGACCGTCACCGCCGGCTTCGGGCTGCTCGTCTACGGGCTGACGGCGTTCGAGGACTCCTCCCGGACCGCGCTCGCCGTGGTCCTGGTGGTCGCGGGGACGGCGCTCCTGGCGCTGTTCGTCCTGGTCGAGCACCGCAGCACCAACCCGCTGCTGCCGCTGCGCGTGGTCACCGACCGGGTGCGCGCAGGAGCCCTCACCGTCCAGGCGCTCGTGGGGGCCGTGATGGTCGGCGCGCTGCTGTACCTCACCTTCCACCTGCAGGTGGTGCTCCAGCTCAGCCCGCTGCTGGCGGGCCTGGGCACCCTGCCCATCACCATCGCCATCTCCGCGACCGTCCCGCAGGCCGCCCGCATGCTCGACCGGCTCGGCCCCCGCCGGCAGCTCGTCGTGGGTCCCCTCGTCGGCGCGCTCGGCGTCGGGCTGCTCACCCAGGTCAGCGTCGGCGGCAGCTACTGGACGCAGGTTCTGCCCGGCCTGCTCGTCTTCGGCGTGGGCATGGGCCTCACGCTCGTGCCGCTGCAGAACGTGGCCCTGCTCGGTGTGGACGCCCGCGACTCCGGCGCCGCCTCAGCGGCGGTCACGGCGGCCAACCAGCTCGGGGGTTCGGTGGGGCTGGCTGTGCTCACCACCGTCTACGTAGCGGTCGCCGGGACCACCGGGGCCCCGGAGCGCCTCGTGGACGGCTACGCCGTGGTGTTCTGGGGCGGGGCGGGCCTGCTCGTGCTGGCGGCGGTCGCCGCAGCGGTCGCCGTGCCGAAGGGCACGAGGGTCTCCGGCGCTGACGCGCCCGTCGTCCACGTCTGA
- a CDS encoding PadR family transcriptional regulator: MPSLTEPAFWVLTALAEGPHHGYAVLKRVGDLSGGETSLRVTTLYATLERLEQQQLIGVVSEEVVDGRARRTYEITPEGRGLLTAEAERLLARARAAQRQLQPGPQLGRALGTTS, from the coding sequence GTGCCGTCACTGACCGAACCCGCGTTCTGGGTCCTCACCGCGCTCGCCGAGGGACCCCACCACGGCTACGCCGTGCTCAAGCGGGTCGGAGACCTCTCCGGCGGCGAGACCAGCCTCCGCGTGACCACGCTGTACGCCACCCTCGAACGCCTCGAGCAGCAGCAGCTCATCGGGGTCGTGTCCGAGGAGGTGGTCGACGGGCGCGCCCGTCGCACCTACGAGATCACCCCCGAGGGGCGCGGCCTGCTCACCGCCGAGGCCGAGCGCCTCCTCGCGAGGGCCCGCGCAGCCCAGCGCCAGCTGCAGCCGGGGCCGCAGCTCGGACGCGCCCTGGGCACCACCTCGTGA
- a CDS encoding MOSC domain-containing protein — protein sequence MSGGSGGRVDGLFVYPVKGLSPQPLSGVELKPRRAFPFDRLFALARPDGAYEPGLGHGIAKTNYYVLVDQARLAGLETHLDGESGVLAASVRGRRVLSADLTTDAGRGDAAAFFARVLDLPDGVAPVVAREEGRRFTDMAPDSDRAMEFVSLINLASVGDLARRAGTDVDPLRFRGNVHLAGLSPWEELVLVGREFTLGGVRLRGTSVTDRCAATEVRPGTGARDLPVPRLLATHYGHTFMGVYAEVLDGGHLQPGDALEVGEIAA from the coding sequence GTGAGCGGAGGCAGCGGTGGACGGGTCGACGGGTTGTTCGTCTACCCGGTGAAGGGGCTCAGCCCGCAGCCGCTGAGCGGCGTGGAGCTGAAGCCGCGGCGGGCGTTCCCCTTCGACAGGCTGTTCGCGCTCGCCCGGCCCGACGGCGCCTACGAGCCCGGCCTGGGCCACGGCATCGCCAAGACGAACTACTACGTGCTGGTCGACCAGGCACGCCTCGCCGGGTTGGAGACCCACCTCGACGGCGAGAGCGGCGTGCTCGCCGCGTCCGTGCGCGGCCGCCGGGTGCTCAGTGCGGACCTCACCACCGACGCCGGCCGCGGTGACGCCGCCGCCTTCTTCGCCCGCGTGCTCGACCTGCCCGACGGAGTCGCCCCCGTGGTCGCCCGCGAGGAGGGTCGCCGCTTCACCGACATGGCGCCCGACTCCGACCGGGCCATGGAGTTCGTCTCCCTCATCAACCTGGCCTCCGTCGGGGACCTGGCCCGCCGCGCCGGGACCGACGTCGACCCGCTGCGCTTCCGCGGCAACGTCCACCTCGCGGGCCTGTCGCCCTGGGAGGAGCTGGTCCTGGTCGGGCGCGAGTTCACCCTGGGCGGCGTGCGGCTGCGCGGCACGTCCGTCACCGACAGGTGCGCCGCCACCGAGGTGCGGCCCGGCACGGGCGCCCGGGACCTCCCGGTGCCGAGGCTGCTCGCCACCCACTACGGCCACACCTTCATGGGCGTCTACGCCGAGGTCCTCGACGGCGGGCACCTGCAGCCCGGCGACGCGCTCGAGGTGGGTGAGATCGCTGCCTGA
- a CDS encoding TrmH family RNA methyltransferase — translation MIHLDSPDDPRLVDYTGLTDVALRRVREPAEGLFIAESSQVIRRALRAGHRPRSLLTAPRWLPDLTDVLTACEEAGAQVFVAEEPVLEAITGFHVHRGAIASMHRPALVAVADLLRDARTVVVLEDIVDHTNTGAIFRSAAGLGVDAVLVTPRCADPLYRRSVRVSMGTVFQVPWTRIEPWPAGIDQLKDAGFYVAALALSDDSVPLQDFAARRPDKLALMLGTEGDGLTPASVAAADTVVRIPMHGGVDSLNVAAASAVAFWALGTDATTPPPA, via the coding sequence GTGATCCACCTCGACAGCCCCGACGACCCGCGCCTGGTCGACTACACCGGACTCACCGACGTCGCCCTCCGCCGCGTCCGCGAGCCCGCCGAGGGCCTGTTCATCGCCGAGTCGAGCCAGGTCATCCGCCGCGCTCTGCGCGCCGGGCACCGCCCGCGCTCCCTGCTCACGGCCCCGCGCTGGCTGCCCGACCTCACCGACGTCCTCACCGCCTGCGAGGAGGCCGGCGCTCAGGTGTTCGTGGCGGAGGAGCCCGTCCTGGAGGCCATCACCGGCTTCCACGTGCACCGCGGCGCCATCGCCTCCATGCACCGCCCGGCACTCGTGGCCGTGGCTGACCTCCTGCGCGACGCGCGAACCGTCGTCGTCCTGGAGGACATCGTCGACCACACGAACACCGGAGCGATCTTCAGGTCAGCGGCCGGTCTCGGCGTGGACGCTGTCCTCGTGACACCGCGGTGCGCCGACCCCCTCTACCGCCGCAGCGTCAGGGTGAGCATGGGCACCGTCTTCCAGGTGCCCTGGACCCGCATCGAGCCGTGGCCAGCCGGCATCGACCAGCTCAAGGACGCCGGCTTCTACGTGGCGGCCCTCGCCCTGTCCGACGACTCCGTGCCCCTGCAGGACTTCGCCGCGCGTCGCCCGGACAAGCTGGCGCTGATGCTCGGCACCGAGGGAGACGGGCTGACCCCTGCCAGCGTCGCCGCCGCCGACACCGTGGTGCGCATCCCCATGCACGGCGGTGTCGACTCCCTCAACGTCGCCGCCGCCAGCGCCGTCGCCTTCTGGGCCCTCGGCACTGACGCCACCACTCCCCCACCGGCATAG
- a CDS encoding PDR/VanB family oxidoreductase: protein MRSLPDVRAPLRLRVAAREELTPVVVLLTLVAPDGSALPGYAAGAHVTVTAPNGHRRSYSLAEAGGPAPTRYVIGVLREEGGRGGSVSLHDDVRVGDELDVAPPRNAFPLLPARRYVLIAGGIGITPVRAMAAELRARGDAEVTVLFLTRSPELTPWLEELREQGAVVHHSAERGRLDLWPWLAEPDDDARVYCCGPTSLLEEVRALTVHWRPSRVHTEDFAGVSADDVGGAPFTAVWQPTGERVEVPAGTSALTALRRAGLPVDGDCEAGTCGTCRLRLVAGRAHHRDLVLDDDECAGGFMPCVSRAVSEELVLAPPTG, encoded by the coding sequence GTGAGATCGCTGCCTGACGTCCGCGCCCCGCTGCGCCTGCGGGTGGCAGCCCGCGAGGAGCTGACCCCCGTCGTCGTCCTGCTCACCCTCGTGGCACCGGACGGCTCGGCCCTGCCGGGCTACGCGGCGGGGGCGCACGTCACCGTCACCGCGCCGAACGGGCACCGTCGCAGCTACAGCCTCGCCGAGGCAGGAGGTCCCGCGCCGACGCGGTACGTCATCGGGGTGCTGCGCGAGGAGGGTGGACGCGGCGGGTCGGTGAGCCTGCACGACGACGTGCGCGTGGGCGACGAGCTGGACGTCGCACCGCCCCGCAACGCCTTCCCGCTGCTGCCCGCACGCCGCTACGTGCTCATCGCCGGCGGCATCGGCATCACCCCGGTGCGGGCCATGGCGGCCGAGCTGCGCGCTCGCGGGGACGCCGAGGTGACCGTGCTGTTCCTGACGCGGAGCCCCGAGCTGACGCCGTGGCTGGAGGAGCTGCGCGAGCAGGGGGCGGTGGTGCACCACAGCGCCGAGCGCGGACGGCTCGACCTCTGGCCGTGGCTGGCCGAGCCCGACGACGACGCCCGCGTCTACTGCTGCGGCCCCACCTCCCTGCTGGAGGAGGTCCGCGCGCTCACGGTGCACTGGCGCCCGAGCCGCGTGCACACCGAGGACTTCGCCGGGGTCTCCGCCGACGACGTCGGCGGTGCCCCGTTCACCGCGGTGTGGCAGCCGACGGGCGAGCGCGTCGAGGTGCCGGCGGGCACGTCGGCGCTGACGGCGCTGCGACGGGCTGGCCTGCCCGTCGACGGCGACTGCGAGGCCGGGACCTGCGGCACGTGCAGGCTGCGGCTCGTGGCCGGACGGGCCCACCACCGCGACCTCGTGCTCGACGACGACGAGTGCGCCGGTGGGTTCATGCCCTGCGTGTCGCGGGCGGTCAGCGAGGAGCTGGTGCTCGCCCCTCCGACTGGCTGA
- a CDS encoding MFS transporter, with product MSDAAAPSTTAAARRAARSRRALLVALGVDNLGSGLVLPLVLVYTTTVVGVPLGTAGLLVTAGTVVGLLAPPLAGGLVDRVGPKVVVVASQALQAAGVLVYLLADGPGAVLLAAALVAAGTQTFYSSVFALIADVAPEGPKDRTFAGVEVVRSTAFGVGALVAAVLLSRFDGADAPVLRGALALDAASFVLCAGLLLAFVHPVRHHAAATAAATTAATTAATDDAQPGAGPETGALSDSAPVSRTPPSVLTNRPYLALIAVTALLALPSDFLLVGMAVYLRELAPGSEWAAGAGITALTATSLLTVTVVRLTGHWPRTTSMALGGSCLTAWAALSAVSIWLPASWVGPWVLASMVLLAGGSLLFGSRVNALAEAAAPQASRGRHLAAFQYAFTAAGLLAPLLVSAMAVGLWLPWLVVGAAAALGAAVIPLVGRRLPQHAVRPGGLVEAPPQE from the coding sequence GTGAGCGACGCCGCCGCACCCTCGACCACCGCAGCCGCCCGACGCGCGGCGCGGAGCCGGCGGGCGCTGCTCGTGGCGCTCGGGGTCGACAACCTCGGCTCGGGGCTGGTGCTGCCACTGGTGCTCGTCTACACCACCACCGTCGTCGGTGTGCCGCTGGGCACAGCCGGCCTGCTCGTCACCGCCGGCACGGTGGTGGGGCTGCTCGCGCCACCTCTGGCCGGAGGCCTCGTGGACCGCGTCGGGCCGAAGGTCGTCGTCGTCGCCAGCCAGGCCCTGCAGGCCGCGGGCGTGCTGGTGTACCTGCTGGCCGACGGCCCCGGCGCCGTGCTGCTGGCCGCCGCGCTCGTGGCCGCAGGGACGCAGACCTTCTACTCCTCGGTCTTCGCCCTCATCGCCGACGTCGCGCCCGAGGGGCCCAAGGACCGGACCTTCGCGGGGGTGGAGGTGGTGAGGTCGACGGCGTTCGGGGTCGGGGCGCTCGTCGCCGCGGTGCTCCTCTCGCGGTTCGACGGGGCCGACGCGCCCGTGCTGCGCGGGGCGCTCGCGCTGGACGCCGCCTCGTTCGTGCTCTGCGCGGGGCTCCTGCTGGCGTTCGTGCACCCGGTCCGTCACCACGCTGCCGCCACGGCCGCCGCCACGACCGCCGCCACGACCGCCGCCACCGACGACGCCCAGCCGGGAGCGGGGCCGGAGACCGGAGCCCTGTCCGACAGCGCTCCGGTCTCGCGGACACCGCCCTCGGTGCTGACCAACCGGCCCTACCTCGCGCTCATCGCGGTGACCGCCCTGCTGGCACTGCCCAGCGACTTCCTGCTGGTGGGCATGGCCGTGTACCTGCGCGAGCTCGCCCCCGGCTCGGAGTGGGCGGCCGGCGCCGGCATCACCGCGCTCACCGCCACGTCGCTGCTCACGGTCACGGTGGTCCGCCTCACCGGGCACTGGCCGCGCACCACCTCCATGGCCCTCGGCGGCTCCTGCCTGACGGCCTGGGCGGCTCTCTCCGCAGTGTCGATCTGGCTGCCCGCCAGCTGGGTGGGCCCGTGGGTGCTGGCGTCGATGGTGCTGCTGGCCGGCGGGAGCCTGCTGTTCGGCTCGCGCGTCAACGCGCTCGCGGAGGCCGCGGCCCCGCAGGCCTCCCGCGGGCGGCACCTGGCGGCGTTCCAGTACGCCTTCACGGCGGCGGGGCTGCTCGCGCCGCTGCTGGTCTCGGCGATGGCGGTCGGCCTGTGGCTGCCGTGGCTGGTGGTCGGTGCGGCCGCAGCGCTGGGCGCCGCGGTCATCCCGCTCGTGGGGCGCCGGCTGCCGCAGCACGCGGTCCGTCCGGGGGGACTCGTCGAGGCGCCACCGCAGGAGTAG
- a CDS encoding IS3 family transposase (programmed frameshift) — MAAPRKYPDELRERAIRMAVEARRDPATRPGALARIGGQLGINAETLRNWVSQAEVDEGLRSGTTTDEARRIAELERENRELRRANEILKTASAFFAGGGARPPTEVIVAYIDAHKDRFGVEPICTVLSAAGTQVAPSTYYAARSRRPSMRSVIDAARTAAIRAVHEENYGVYGSRKVHAELLRRGQPMARCSVERLMRAAGLRGVSRAKGPRTTIPGTGPETRADLVERKFTAPAPDRLWVADITYCRTFTGWVYAAFVIDVFSRRVVGWQVSTSLRTDLALDALEMGLWTRQHAGRDVAGVVAHSDKGVQYVAIRYTQRLAEAGAVASVGSTGDSYDNALAEAFNSLFKAELVRHRGLWKGIEDLEIAVAEYVDWFNHRRLHGELGLVPPVEFEAGYYASTAGISVPATVEALVPSL; from the exons ATGGCGGCACCGAGGAAGTACCCCGATGAGCTGCGCGAGCGAGCGATCCGGATGGCGGTCGAAGCCCGCCGTGACCCAGCCACCCGCCCAGGCGCCCTGGCTCGCATCGGTGGACAGCTGGGCATCAACGCCGAGACGCTGAGGAACTGGGTCTCCCAGGCCGAGGTCGACGAGGGCCTGCGTTCGGGCACCACCACCGACGAAGCCCGCCGGATCGCTGAGCTGGAGCGGGAGAACCGCGAGCTGCGCCGGGCCAACGAGATCCTCAAGACCGCCTCAGCGTTTTTCGCCG GCGGCGGAGCTCGACCGCCGACTGAAGTGATCGTCGCCTACATCGACGCCCACAAGGACCGCTTCGGGGTCGAGCCGATCTGCACGGTGCTCAGCGCTGCTGGCACGCAGGTCGCCCCGAGCACCTACTACGCCGCCCGTTCCCGGCGCCCCTCGATGAGGTCGGTCATCGATGCCGCTCGCACCGCGGCGATCCGCGCGGTGCACGAGGAGAACTACGGCGTGTACGGCTCCCGCAAGGTTCACGCCGAACTCCTCCGGCGCGGGCAGCCGATGGCCCGCTGCAGCGTGGAACGCTTGATGCGCGCCGCGGGGCTTCGGGGTGTGAGCAGGGCCAAGGGCCCCCGCACCACGATCCCGGGCACGGGGCCTGAGACCCGCGCGGACCTGGTGGAGCGGAAGTTCACAGCGCCGGCCCCGGACCGGCTGTGGGTCGCTGACATCACCTACTGCCGGACGTTCACCGGGTGGGTGTACGCGGCGTTCGTCATCGACGTCTTCAGCCGGCGAGTCGTCGGGTGGCAGGTGTCCACGAGCCTGCGCACCGACCTGGCCCTGGACGCCCTGGAGATGGGTCTGTGGACCCGCCAGCACGCCGGCCGCGACGTCGCCGGCGTCGTGGCGCACTCGGACAAGGGCGTGCAGTACGTCGCGATTCGCTACACCCAGCGTCTGGCCGAGGCCGGCGCTGTCGCGTCGGTGGGGAGCACCGGCGACTCGTATGACAACGCTCTGGCCGAGGCGTTCAACTCCCTGTTCAAGGCCGAGCTGGTCCGTCACCGGGGCCTGTGGAAGGGCATCGAGGATCTGGAGATCGCGGTGGCGGAGTACGTGGACTGGTTCAACCACCGGCGCCTGCACGGCGAGCTGGGCCTGGTCCCGCCGGTGGAGTTCGAGGCCGGCTACTACGCCAGCACCGCTGGCATCAGCGTCCCAGCTACCGTCGAGGCGTTAGTTCCGAGTCTCTGA
- a CDS encoding phosphatase PAP2 family protein, producing the protein MSTPDAPPPTDRAAAALLDEGRPTDSIGGRDLTLWPSAGGRLLLGIAQHAAHRLAPHQLWALVLGVGLLLDGLVVVLGAGLYRAVVDGDGVDAVDHPVLQLTVEHRTADLTTTAQVVSDVAGVVGMTVVAAVTAVVFALVRRRWTPLGLVVSAMLGSLALTVVGKLVVGRSRPPLVDAVPPYEHSPSFPSGHTLNATAFAGVVAYVLLRQLAARWARVLVVVAAVAIALVVGASRVYLGHHWLTDVLVAYLLGALWVAVVVTGHRLYLTLRRQPGGRERMAG; encoded by the coding sequence ATGAGCACCCCTGACGCGCCACCCCCCACCGACCGCGCCGCCGCCGCGCTGCTCGACGAGGGCCGTCCCACCGACAGCATCGGTGGACGTGACCTCACGCTCTGGCCCAGCGCCGGCGGGCGGCTCCTCCTCGGGATCGCTCAGCACGCCGCTCACCGGCTGGCGCCGCACCAGCTGTGGGCGCTCGTGCTGGGGGTCGGGCTGCTGCTCGACGGGCTCGTCGTCGTCCTCGGCGCCGGGCTCTACCGGGCGGTGGTGGACGGGGACGGCGTCGACGCGGTCGACCACCCCGTGCTGCAGCTCACCGTCGAGCACCGCACCGCCGACCTCACCACCACCGCCCAGGTGGTCAGCGACGTCGCCGGCGTGGTGGGCATGACGGTCGTGGCCGCCGTCACGGCGGTGGTCTTCGCACTCGTGAGGCGCCGCTGGACGCCGCTGGGCCTGGTGGTGTCCGCGATGCTCGGGTCGTTGGCGCTCACCGTGGTCGGGAAGCTGGTGGTGGGCCGGAGCCGTCCGCCCCTGGTGGACGCCGTGCCCCCGTACGAGCACAGCCCCTCCTTCCCGAGCGGACACACCCTCAACGCGACGGCCTTCGCGGGCGTGGTCGCCTACGTGCTGCTCCGCCAGCTCGCCGCGCGGTGGGCACGGGTGCTCGTGGTGGTGGCCGCGGTGGCGATCGCTCTGGTGGTGGGTGCCAGCCGGGTCTACCTGGGCCACCACTGGCTCACCGACGTGCTCGTCGCGTACCTGCTCGGAGCGCTGTGGGTGGCGGTGGTGGTGACCGGCCACCGGTTGTACCTGACCCTGCGTCGCCAGCCTGGGGGGAGGGAGAGGATGGCCGGGTGA
- a CDS encoding chorismate mutase — protein MTSSPVPPELADLRRSIDNLDAALVHTLAERFRCTKAVGELKARLELPAADPAREKRQVARLRELATESGLDADFAEKFLTLVIEEVIHHHERISQSEGRAPAPR, from the coding sequence ATGACCAGCTCCCCCGTGCCGCCCGAGCTGGCGGACCTGCGCCGCAGCATCGACAACCTCGACGCGGCGCTCGTGCACACCCTCGCTGAGAGGTTCCGGTGCACCAAGGCCGTCGGTGAGCTCAAGGCGCGCCTGGAGCTGCCCGCGGCCGACCCCGCCCGCGAGAAGCGGCAGGTCGCCAGGCTGCGCGAGCTCGCCACCGAGTCGGGGCTCGACGCCGACTTCGCGGAGAAGTTCCTCACCCTGGTCATCGAGGAGGTCATCCACCACCACGAGCGGATCAGCCAGTCGGAGGGGCGAGCACCAGCTCCTCGCTGA
- a CDS encoding adenosine deaminase: MRTTTPAAAGAAAPAVAAPPSLDVLRALPKVSLHDHLDGALRPQTIIDLAPGAGLDLPTTDADDLAAWFLAQSTTGSLVDYLRSFDVSTAVLHTAENLERVAREYVLDVAADGVVHGEVRWAPELMATADLSLDEAVEAVHAGLRAGAEEVRRAGGRTTVTQLLCAMRQNTRSVEIAQLALRHRDHGVVGFDIAGPEAGFPPSDHREAFELLAAHHLPVTVHAGEADDLASIDSALLDGRALRLGHGVRLALDVTDSPDGPVLGPTAAWVRDRGIALETSPTSNLHTGAVAGWGTEMAHHPFDLLRRAGLAVTVNTDNRLMSATTLTADLAALVDAFGYDLSDLEAFQVTAARAVFAPQAEREALVGAVRDGFAALREAA; this comes from the coding sequence ATGAGGACGACGACGCCGGCCGCGGCTGGTGCTGCGGCCCCGGCGGTGGCCGCGCCCCCGAGCCTCGACGTGCTGCGCGCCCTGCCGAAGGTCAGCCTCCACGACCACCTGGACGGCGCCCTGAGGCCCCAGACGATCATCGACCTCGCGCCGGGCGCGGGCCTGGACCTGCCGACCACCGACGCGGACGATCTCGCCGCCTGGTTCCTCGCGCAGTCCACCACCGGCTCCCTGGTGGACTACCTGCGCTCCTTCGACGTCAGCACCGCGGTGCTGCACACCGCGGAGAACCTCGAGCGGGTCGCCCGCGAGTACGTCCTCGACGTGGCAGCGGACGGCGTCGTCCACGGCGAGGTCCGCTGGGCGCCGGAGCTCATGGCGACCGCCGACCTCAGCCTCGACGAGGCGGTCGAGGCCGTCCACGCCGGGCTGCGGGCGGGTGCCGAGGAAGTGCGTCGCGCTGGCGGGCGCACCACGGTGACCCAGCTGCTGTGCGCGATGCGCCAGAACACCCGCTCGGTGGAGATCGCGCAGCTGGCGCTGCGCCACCGCGACCACGGGGTGGTCGGGTTCGACATCGCCGGTCCGGAGGCGGGCTTCCCGCCGAGCGACCACCGCGAGGCCTTCGAGCTGCTCGCGGCCCACCACCTGCCGGTGACCGTGCACGCCGGAGAGGCCGACGACCTGGCCAGCATCGACTCGGCGCTGCTGGACGGCCGGGCGCTGCGGCTGGGCCACGGCGTGCGCCTCGCGCTGGACGTCACGGACTCCCCCGATGGTCCGGTGCTCGGACCGACGGCGGCGTGGGTGCGCGACCGCGGGATCGCCCTGGAGACCAGCCCCACCTCGAACCTGCACACCGGAGCCGTGGCCGGGTGGGGCACCGAGATGGCCCACCACCCCTTCGACCTGCTCCGGCGCGCCGGCCTGGCCGTGACGGTCAACACCGACAACCGGCTCATGAGCGCCACCACGCTCACGGCGGACCTGGCCGCGCTGGTGGACGCCTTCGGCTACGACCTGTCCGACCTCGAGGCGTTCCAGGTCACGGCGGCTCGTGCGGTGTTCGCGCCCCAGGCGGAGCGGGAGGCGCTCGTCGGCGCCGTCCGAGACGGGTTCGCGGCGCTGCGGGAGGCGGCCTGA